Proteins from one Chitinophaga oryzae genomic window:
- a CDS encoding diacylglycerol kinase family protein, producing the protein MRKDSYFSRRLASFGYAFSGIAAFLRSEPHARIHLVATIAVTAAGCWYKLSRMEWILLIITIAMVWITEMLNTVVEKIMDHLSPDYHPRVKWIKDVAAGAVLITAIAAVGIGALIFIPHIL; encoded by the coding sequence ATGAGGAAAGATTCTTATTTCAGCAGACGGTTGGCCAGTTTCGGATATGCTTTCAGCGGTATTGCGGCTTTTCTTCGCAGTGAACCCCACGCCCGCATCCATCTGGTGGCTACAATCGCGGTAACGGCAGCCGGCTGCTGGTATAAGCTCTCCAGGATGGAATGGATCTTGCTGATCATTACCATCGCGATGGTCTGGATCACGGAAATGCTGAACACCGTCGTAGAAAAAATCATGGACCACCTGTCGCCCGACTACCATCCGCGTGTAAAGTGGATCAAAGACGTGGCGGCAGGAGCCGTGCTGATAACCGCCATCGCCGCCGTCGGCATCGGCGCACTGATATTTATCCCCCATATCCTGTAA
- a CDS encoding transcriptional regulator: MVNNEVNFNDLKQMLEVTDGNLASHLNTLEENGYIKVYKGFIGRKTNTTYAITAAGEKAFKGHLVALEHMIKFTK; encoded by the coding sequence ATGGTAAATAACGAGGTCAATTTTAATGACCTTAAACAGATGCTGGAGGTAACCGACGGCAATCTGGCTTCCCACCTCAATACGCTGGAAGAAAACGGCTATATCAAAGTATACAAGGGGTTTATTGGCCGTAAAACCAATACCACCTACGCTATTACCGCTGCCGGCGAAAAAGCGTTTAAAGGCCACCTGGTGGCCCTCGAACATATGATCAAATTCACGAAATAA
- a CDS encoding DUF1361 domain-containing protein: MRLKGIFRLIRQRITKNQQTYTLYFSILFSLALLCYRVYHSGTYLRVSLVWNLFLAYVPFAITRWMEKHPAETGNRLTWYSCFVAWLLFIPNAPYILTDLFHLFDGGVPLWFDLFLIFSFAWNGMILGYMSIRSMEHLWRARHTRWPAWLFTFPVMFLCGMGVYIGRYLRYNSWDVVKDPLTLLGDMRDIVLHPVENRSAWAFTVCMGIFLSLMYPLFRKQST, from the coding sequence ATGCGTCTGAAAGGCATCTTCCGTTTGATCCGGCAGCGAATCACGAAAAACCAACAAACATATACGCTGTACTTTTCTATCTTATTCAGCCTGGCACTCCTGTGCTATCGCGTATACCATTCCGGTACCTACCTGCGCGTATCGCTGGTATGGAACCTCTTCCTGGCATACGTGCCCTTTGCCATCACCCGCTGGATGGAAAAACATCCCGCTGAAACCGGCAACCGGCTTACCTGGTACAGCTGCTTCGTGGCCTGGCTGCTGTTCATTCCGAACGCGCCCTATATCCTCACAGACCTGTTCCACCTTTTTGATGGCGGCGTTCCCCTCTGGTTCGACCTGTTCCTCATCTTCTCCTTTGCCTGGAACGGCATGATACTCGGCTACATGTCTATCCGCAGCATGGAACACCTCTGGCGCGCCCGCCACACCCGCTGGCCGGCATGGCTGTTCACCTTCCCGGTAATGTTCCTCTGCGGCATGGGCGTTTACATCGGCCGCTACCTCCGCTACAACAGCTGGGACGTGGTAAAAGATCCGCTGACGCTCCTCGGTGATATGAGAGACATCGTACTGCACCCGGTAGAAAACCGCAGCGCATGGGCCTTCACCGTTTGCATGGGCATTTTCCTCAGCCTCATGTATCCGCTGTTCCGAAAACAATCCACCTGA
- the creD gene encoding cell envelope integrity protein CreD, with the protein MEVPENKLNPSFFSRYAYAFKAIVIFIMVMVLLIPTAMIMDVIRERQDRQASAVEEVSSRWGYEQHITGPILAIPYTVAGSANSTYVYLLPEQLKINGELLPQKLKRGIFSVAVYDAKMQLSGTFSPTALYKSGVPPSALKWDQASIIMGITDLRGIDNQVKMVWNGKTFPFSPGVVNTDLFKSGIQSPVSLASGDTAALGGSFTVEVGVKGSGRISFSPVGKTTTVHTSSSWPDPSFDGAFPPKDRRVDAKGFSASWEIQDLNREYPQSWAGNKYDIHSADFGIKFFMPAESYQQSIRAVKYAILVIGLTFIIFYFIELSQRRAIHPLQYALVGLALCIFYTLLISISEQLNFALAYLIASGLTIALITLYVASAYKNSRIAAGIGGTLLLLYGFIYVIISAEDQALLMGSIGLFLTLAAIMYFSRTIKWDKLSEKSTVQ; encoded by the coding sequence ATGGAAGTTCCTGAAAACAAACTCAACCCTTCTTTCTTTAGCCGTTATGCCTACGCCTTTAAGGCGATAGTGATCTTCATTATGGTCATGGTACTGCTGATTCCTACCGCCATGATCATGGACGTTATCCGCGAACGCCAGGACCGCCAGGCTTCTGCCGTGGAAGAAGTCAGCAGCCGCTGGGGATACGAGCAGCACATTACCGGGCCTATATTGGCCATTCCCTATACCGTTGCCGGTTCAGCCAACAGTACCTATGTGTACCTGTTGCCTGAACAATTAAAAATCAATGGCGAATTGTTGCCCCAAAAACTTAAAAGAGGCATCTTCAGCGTGGCGGTCTACGACGCCAAAATGCAGCTGAGCGGCACCTTCAGCCCCACCGCCCTCTACAAATCAGGCGTACCGCCATCCGCACTGAAATGGGACCAGGCATCCATTATCATGGGCATCACCGACCTGCGTGGCATAGACAACCAGGTTAAAATGGTCTGGAACGGGAAAACATTTCCTTTCAGCCCCGGCGTGGTCAATACTGACCTCTTCAAAAGCGGGATACAGTCCCCGGTATCGCTGGCCTCCGGCGATACCGCGGCCCTCGGGGGCAGCTTCACCGTGGAGGTAGGCGTGAAAGGCTCCGGCAGGATCAGCTTCTCCCCTGTCGGTAAAACCACCACTGTACATACCAGCTCCAGCTGGCCCGACCCCAGCTTCGACGGCGCCTTCCCGCCGAAAGACCGCCGCGTGGACGCAAAAGGCTTCAGCGCCTCCTGGGAAATACAGGACCTGAACCGTGAATACCCGCAGAGCTGGGCCGGCAACAAATACGATATCCACAGCGCGGACTTCGGCATTAAATTTTTTATGCCCGCTGAAAGCTACCAGCAGTCCATCAGAGCGGTGAAATACGCCATCCTCGTGATAGGGCTCACCTTTATCATCTTCTATTTTATTGAACTCTCCCAACGCCGCGCCATTCATCCATTGCAATATGCCCTCGTAGGCCTCGCCCTCTGTATTTTTTATACCCTGCTGATATCCATATCAGAACAGCTTAACTTTGCACTGGCCTACCTGATCGCCAGCGGATTGACCATTGCCCTGATAACCCTTTATGTGGCCAGCGCCTATAAAAACAGCCGTATCGCTGCAGGCATCGGTGGTACCTTGCTGCTGTTGTACGGTTTTATCTATGTGATTATCAGCGCGGAAGACCAGGCCCTCCTGATGGGAAGCATCGGACTCTTCCTTACACTGGCCGCTATCATGTACTTCAGCAGAACGATCAAATGGGACAAATTATCTGAGAAATCAACAGTACAATAA